The Hymenobacter sp. 5317J-9 genome has a window encoding:
- a CDS encoding CusA/CzcA family heavy metal efflux RND transporter encodes MNKFISGIVAFSLKNRFFVFFMTALLVAGGTYSYVHTPIEAFPDVTNTQMIIVSLWPGRSAEEVERFVSTPIEVAMNSVQMKSNMRSISMFGLSVLKINFEDNVEDFFARQQVNNLLSGVNLPAGCDSHVQPPYGPTGEIFRYTVQSRTGRSTNELLAIQDWTVERQLKSVPGVADIAAFGGTRKVYEISVNPAMLAKYDMTPLEVFEAVQKSNMNVGGDVIEKNSQSYVVRGIGLLTKPEDIGNIIVKDINNVPVLVRNVAQVKESNAPRVGQAGLDDQSDVVEGIVIMRKGENPAEVLGRVKAKIAELNEKVLPNDVYLKTFYDRDVLMDHCTHTVIHNLIEGIVLVTLIVLIFMADWRTTLTVGVVVPLALLFAFVCLRLKGMSANLLSMGAIDFGIIIDGAVVMVEGIFVVLDHKAEKVGMEKFNKLAKLGMIRKTGGELGKAIFFSKLIILTCLLPIFAFEKVEGKMFSPLAYTLGFALVGALILTLTLVPVLCSLLLNKNVKERHNPIVTFFDTIVTKAFGFTYRHKLLSFGVTMAIVVAGLYSFKFLGSEFLPELNEGALWVETKLPMSSSLTETNKMAANYRRILRSFPEVTSVLSQTGRSNDGTDPSGIYYVQAQVNLKPKEEWKRNITKEQLIDEMDKKLKEYPGIIFNYSQPIIDNVEEAVAGINAALAVKIFGNDLKELDGKANEVMKVLSNVRGVKDLGILRNLGQPEMSVRLDQTRMAAYGVQTADAQTVVEMAVGGKAATQIYEGERKFDVTVRYPKQDRDTEAKIGELRVPTIRGGKVALKEIADIGTANGPAFVYHDNGQRFIAVKFSIRDRDMGSTIAEAQKKMDQTIKLGKGYRIEWAGEFENQVRATKRLSQVVPVSLVIIFILLFITFGNGKDAALVLANVPFALIGGIAALHITGVNFSISAGIGFIALLGICIQNGIVLITVFKENLRKKLSLAESLRLGVASRVRPVVMTALMAMIGLFPAALSTGIGSETQKPLAIVVIGGLVTATILTLLIFPLIFAFFYREMNQNGPAPKRRKRQPELVGA; translated from the coding sequence ATGAATAAGTTTATTTCCGGCATTGTCGCCTTTTCGCTGAAGAACCGCTTCTTCGTCTTTTTCATGACGGCGCTGCTGGTGGCAGGCGGCACTTACAGCTACGTGCACACGCCCATCGAGGCGTTCCCGGACGTCACGAATACGCAGATGATTATCGTGAGCCTCTGGCCCGGCCGCTCGGCCGAGGAGGTAGAGCGGTTCGTGAGTACGCCCATTGAGGTGGCCATGAACTCGGTGCAGATGAAAAGCAATATGCGGAGCATCAGCATGTTTGGCTTGTCGGTGCTCAAGATAAACTTTGAGGATAACGTGGAAGATTTCTTCGCCCGGCAGCAGGTGAACAACCTGCTCAGCGGCGTGAACCTGCCCGCCGGCTGCGACTCGCACGTGCAGCCGCCCTACGGCCCCACGGGCGAGATTTTCCGCTACACCGTGCAGAGCCGCACCGGCCGCAGCACCAACGAACTGCTCGCCATCCAGGACTGGACGGTGGAACGGCAGTTGAAATCGGTGCCCGGCGTGGCCGACATCGCGGCCTTCGGCGGCACGCGTAAGGTGTACGAAATCAGCGTGAACCCTGCCATGCTGGCCAAGTACGACATGACGCCGCTGGAGGTGTTTGAAGCCGTGCAGAAATCGAACATGAACGTGGGCGGCGACGTGATTGAGAAAAACTCGCAGAGCTACGTGGTGCGCGGCATCGGCCTGCTCACCAAGCCCGAAGACATCGGCAACATCATCGTCAAGGACATCAACAACGTGCCCGTGCTGGTGCGCAATGTGGCTCAGGTGAAGGAAAGCAACGCCCCCCGCGTGGGCCAGGCCGGGCTCGACGACCAGAGCGACGTGGTGGAGGGCATCGTGATTATGCGCAAAGGCGAAAACCCCGCCGAAGTGCTGGGCCGCGTGAAAGCCAAAATCGCCGAGCTCAACGAAAAAGTGCTGCCCAACGACGTGTACCTCAAAACGTTTTACGACCGCGACGTGCTGATGGACCACTGCACGCATACCGTGATTCATAACCTGATTGAGGGCATTGTGCTGGTGACGCTCATCGTGCTCATCTTCATGGCCGACTGGCGCACCACGCTCACCGTGGGCGTGGTGGTGCCGCTGGCACTGCTGTTTGCCTTCGTGTGTTTGCGCCTCAAGGGAATGAGTGCCAATCTGTTGAGCATGGGCGCCATAGACTTCGGCATCATCATCGACGGGGCCGTGGTGATGGTGGAGGGCATCTTCGTGGTGCTCGACCACAAGGCCGAAAAAGTCGGGATGGAGAAGTTCAACAAGCTCGCCAAGCTGGGCATGATTCGCAAAACCGGCGGTGAGTTGGGCAAGGCCATTTTCTTCTCCAAGCTCATCATTCTGACCTGCCTGTTGCCCATTTTCGCCTTCGAGAAGGTGGAGGGCAAGATGTTCAGCCCGCTGGCCTATACCTTGGGCTTCGCGCTGGTGGGCGCACTTATTCTCACGCTCACGCTGGTGCCGGTGCTGTGCTCGCTGCTGCTGAACAAGAACGTGAAGGAACGGCACAACCCCATCGTGACCTTCTTCGACACCATTGTGACCAAGGCCTTTGGCTTCACTTATCGCCACAAGCTGCTCAGCTTCGGCGTGACCATGGCCATTGTGGTAGCGGGACTGTACTCATTTAAATTCCTGGGCTCGGAATTTCTGCCCGAGCTGAACGAAGGCGCGTTGTGGGTGGAAACCAAGCTGCCGATGTCGTCTTCGCTCACCGAAACCAACAAGATGGCGGCCAACTACCGCCGCATCCTGCGCTCGTTTCCGGAAGTAACGTCGGTGCTGAGCCAGACCGGGCGCTCGAACGACGGCACCGACCCTTCGGGCATCTACTACGTGCAGGCCCAGGTCAACCTTAAGCCCAAGGAAGAGTGGAAGCGCAACATCACCAAGGAGCAGCTGATTGATGAGATGGACAAGAAGCTGAAAGAGTATCCTGGTATCATTTTCAACTACTCGCAGCCCATCATCGACAACGTGGAGGAAGCCGTGGCCGGCATCAACGCCGCGCTGGCGGTGAAGATTTTCGGCAATGATTTGAAGGAGCTCGACGGCAAGGCCAACGAGGTGATGAAGGTGTTGAGCAACGTGCGCGGCGTGAAGGACCTGGGCATCTTGCGCAACCTTGGCCAGCCCGAAATGAGCGTGCGCCTCGACCAGACCCGCATGGCCGCCTACGGCGTGCAAACGGCTGATGCGCAGACCGTGGTGGAAATGGCCGTGGGCGGCAAAGCGGCCACCCAGATTTACGAAGGCGAGCGCAAGTTCGACGTGACGGTGCGCTACCCCAAGCAGGACCGCGACACCGAAGCCAAAATCGGCGAGCTGCGCGTGCCCACCATCCGCGGCGGCAAGGTGGCGCTCAAGGAAATCGCCGACATCGGCACAGCCAATGGCCCGGCATTTGTGTACCACGATAACGGCCAGCGCTTTATCGCCGTGAAATTCTCCATCCGCGACCGCGACATGGGCTCGACCATCGCCGAAGCGCAGAAGAAAATGGACCAAACCATCAAGCTCGGCAAAGGCTACCGCATCGAGTGGGCCGGCGAATTTGAGAACCAGGTGCGGGCCACCAAGCGCCTGAGCCAGGTGGTGCCGGTGTCGCTGGTCATCATTTTCATCCTGCTGTTCATCACCTTCGGCAACGGCAAGGATGCCGCGCTGGTGCTGGCCAACGTGCCGTTTGCCCTCATCGGCGGCATCGCGGCGCTGCACATCACGGGCGTCAACTTCTCGATTTCGGCCGGCATCGGTTTCATCGCCCTCCTCGGGATATGTATTCAGAACGGCATCGTGCTCATCACCGTGTTCAAGGAGAACCTGCGTAAAAAGCTGAGCCTGGCCGAAAGCCTGCGCCTGGGCGTGGCCTCGCGCGTGCGCCCCGTGGTGATGACGGCCCTCATGGCCATGATTGGCTTGTTCCCGGCCGCCCTTAGCACCGGCATTGGCTCCGAAACGCAGAAGCCGCTGGCCATCGTCGTCATCGGCGGGCTGGTGACGGCCACCATCCTCACGCTGCTGATTTTCCCGCTCATCTTCGCCTTCTTCTACCGCGAAATGAACCAGAACGGCCCGGCCCCGAAACGCCGCAAGCGGCAGCCGGAGCTGGTGGGAGCGTAG
- a CDS encoding polysaccharide biosynthesis C-terminal domain-containing protein has protein sequence MGIVLRQGIRNTLISYVGMGIGFANTIFVLPRLLTPGQIGLTSLLVSFATIGAQLSAFGFASAGLRYFPYFRNQGRNHAGFLPLLLGLPLLGFAAMTVVMSLGQPLVLRRYGPADAALLGQHYGVAIGLAGAIMLGGLLDAYLKSLFHTSFASFCQEILLRLLIVGSALAYSAHYLSFAGFVVAYASAYAVVAVLLVAYAAAIGELHLRPTRAALRVKPLGEMLGFGGFALLSNISGTVLLNIDNIMVGAKVSLAAAGIYLVATNVSTALTLPFRALNKTAFSLIAEYWKEQDLGKMGIFYQRVTRVNTLVGCYLALGIGLNLDFIFSLIHRPEYAAGAGAVVLLLVGRLFDGITGVNGTIVVTSPRYRFDLLFNVLLASAVVGLNWLLIPRYELVGAALAYCVALVSINTVRTWFVWHFYRLQPFDGHIPRLLLVAAVAGLATWALPTLPNLWLTMLMRGSVLTVLYGAGVLLTGSAPEAVVLLNKMRRR, from the coding sequence TTGGGCATTGTACTGCGCCAGGGCATCCGCAACACCCTGATTTCCTACGTTGGCATGGGCATTGGCTTCGCCAACACCATTTTCGTGCTGCCGCGGCTGCTCACGCCGGGCCAGATTGGCCTGACGAGTTTGCTGGTGTCGTTTGCCACCATCGGGGCCCAGCTCAGCGCCTTTGGCTTTGCCAGCGCCGGCCTGCGCTATTTCCCGTATTTCCGCAACCAGGGGCGCAACCATGCCGGTTTTCTGCCGCTGCTGCTGGGGCTGCCGCTGCTGGGCTTCGCGGCCATGACGGTGGTCATGAGCCTCGGCCAGCCGCTGGTGCTGCGCAGGTACGGGCCGGCCGATGCCGCCCTGCTGGGCCAGCACTACGGCGTGGCCATCGGGCTGGCGGGCGCCATCATGCTGGGCGGGTTGCTTGATGCGTACCTGAAGTCGCTGTTTCACACCTCGTTTGCTTCCTTTTGCCAGGAAATTCTATTGCGCCTGCTCATCGTGGGGTCGGCTCTGGCCTATAGCGCGCATTACCTGAGCTTTGCGGGCTTTGTGGTGGCCTACGCGAGCGCCTACGCGGTGGTAGCGGTGCTGCTGGTAGCGTATGCGGCGGCCATCGGCGAGCTGCATTTGCGGCCCACCCGGGCGGCCCTGCGCGTGAAGCCCTTGGGCGAAATGCTGGGGTTTGGCGGCTTCGCGCTGCTGAGCAACATCTCGGGCACGGTGCTGCTCAACATCGACAACATCATGGTGGGTGCCAAGGTAAGCTTGGCCGCTGCGGGCATCTACCTGGTGGCCACCAACGTGAGCACGGCCCTCACGCTCCCTTTTCGCGCCCTCAACAAAACCGCCTTCTCGCTCATCGCCGAATACTGGAAAGAGCAGGACCTGGGCAAAATGGGCATCTTCTACCAGCGCGTCACGCGCGTCAATACCCTGGTGGGCTGTTACCTGGCCCTCGGCATTGGGCTGAACCTCGACTTTATCTTTAGCCTCATCCACCGCCCCGAATACGCTGCCGGCGCCGGGGCCGTGGTGCTGTTGCTGGTCGGGCGGCTGTTCGACGGCATCACGGGCGTCAATGGCACCATCGTCGTCACCTCGCCCCGCTACCGCTTCGATTTGCTGTTCAACGTCCTTCTGGCCTCGGCCGTGGTGGGTCTGAACTGGCTACTAATCCCACGCTACGAGCTGGTAGGCGCGGCCCTGGCGTACTGCGTGGCGCTGGTGAGCATCAACACCGTGCGCACGTGGTTTGTGTGGCATTTCTACCGCCTGCAGCCCTTCGATGGCCACATTCCGCGCCTGCTGCTGGTGGCGGCCGTGGCCGGGCTGGCCACCTGGGCCCTGCCCACCTTGCCCAACCTGTGGCTCACCATGCTCATGCGCGGCAGCGTGCTCACGGTGCTCTACGGCGCGGGCGTGCTCCTCACCGGCAGCGCCCCCGAAGCCGTGGTGCTGCTGAACAAGATGCGCCGCCGTTGA
- the pseI gene encoding pseudaminic acid synthase, with protein MTEISIGGRPVGPAHKPFIIAEMSGNHNQSLARALALVDAAAEAGVDALKLQTYTADTITMDTGFAIDEEGQSLWEGKNLYKLYEEAHTPWEWHAELFARARQHGMLAFSSPFDETAVDFLETLDVPAYKIASFENAHWPLLRKVAATGKPVIVSTGAATLAEIDDAVRVLREAGCRELVLLKCTSTYPASPANTNLRTIPVLAETFGCPIGLSDHTMGVGASVAAVALGACVIEKHFTLSRAEGGVDSAFSLEPHELKALVVETERAHQALGTVQLCIQTGEEKSRLYKRSIYVAKPIAAGEAFTTDNLKIIRPGDGLWPRHWETVLGRKATQALTPGTPLTWDAI; from the coding sequence ATGACCGAAATATCAATTGGCGGCCGGCCGGTGGGCCCCGCCCACAAGCCCTTCATCATCGCCGAAATGTCGGGCAACCATAACCAGAGCCTGGCGCGCGCCCTGGCCCTGGTAGATGCCGCCGCCGAAGCCGGCGTGGATGCCCTGAAGCTGCAGACCTACACCGCCGACACCATCACCATGGACACCGGCTTCGCTATCGACGAGGAAGGACAGTCGTTGTGGGAAGGCAAAAACCTGTACAAGCTCTACGAGGAGGCCCACACGCCTTGGGAATGGCACGCCGAGCTGTTTGCCCGCGCGCGGCAGCACGGCATGCTGGCCTTCAGCTCGCCGTTTGACGAGACGGCGGTGGATTTTCTGGAAACGCTGGACGTGCCGGCCTACAAAATTGCCTCCTTCGAGAATGCCCACTGGCCGCTGCTGCGCAAAGTGGCCGCCACTGGCAAGCCCGTCATCGTGAGCACGGGCGCCGCCACGCTGGCCGAAATCGACGACGCCGTGCGGGTGTTGCGCGAAGCCGGCTGCCGCGAGCTGGTGCTGCTGAAATGCACCAGCACCTACCCCGCCTCGCCCGCCAACACCAACCTGCGCACCATCCCGGTACTGGCCGAAACCTTCGGCTGCCCCATTGGCCTGAGCGACCACACCATGGGCGTGGGCGCCAGCGTGGCCGCCGTGGCCCTGGGCGCTTGCGTCATCGAAAAGCATTTCACCCTGAGCCGCGCCGAGGGCGGCGTCGACTCCGCGTTTTCGCTGGAGCCGCACGAGCTGAAAGCGCTGGTGGTGGAAACCGAGCGCGCCCATCAGGCGCTGGGCACCGTGCAACTCTGCATTCAGACCGGGGAGGAGAAAAGCCGCCTCTACAAGCGCAGCATCTACGTGGCCAAGCCCATTGCCGCGGGCGAGGCCTTCACCACCGACAACCTGAAAATCATTCGCCCCGGTGACGGCCTCTGGCCCCGCCACTGGGAAACCGTGCTGGGCCGCAAGGCCACGCAGGCCCTCACGCCCGGCACCCCGCTCACCTGGGACGCCATCTGA
- a CDS encoding response regulator transcription factor, with protein MKVLLVEDEPQVASFIKKGFEHEGYELTVGYDGSTGWSLYQQQPYDLVILDVNLPHLNGVELCRLIRAGRHRVPVLMLTALDSLADKEAGFEAGADDYLAKPFAFRELLLRARALTKRYAETGAPQLLRLADLELNLDSKIVTRAGRRIDLTTREYSLLEHLLLNQGRIVSRVDIAERVWEVDFDTTTNIIDVYIGYLRKKIDKGFEPKLIHTVVGMGYVMREQ; from the coding sequence ATGAAAGTGTTACTGGTTGAAGATGAGCCCCAGGTGGCGTCCTTTATCAAAAAAGGGTTTGAGCACGAAGGCTACGAGCTGACCGTGGGCTACGACGGCAGCACCGGCTGGTCGCTGTACCAGCAGCAGCCCTACGACCTGGTTATCCTCGACGTGAACCTGCCGCACCTCAACGGCGTGGAGCTGTGCCGGCTCATCCGGGCGGGGCGGCACCGTGTGCCGGTGCTGATGCTGACGGCCCTCGACAGCTTGGCCGACAAGGAAGCCGGCTTCGAGGCCGGGGCCGACGACTACCTCGCCAAGCCCTTCGCGTTCAGGGAGCTGCTGCTGCGCGCCCGGGCCCTCACCAAGCGCTACGCCGAAACCGGCGCCCCCCAGCTGCTGCGCCTGGCCGACCTGGAGCTGAACCTGGACTCGAAAATCGTGACTCGCGCCGGGCGCCGCATCGACCTCACCACCCGCGAGTACTCGCTGCTGGAGCACTTGCTGCTGAACCAGGGCCGCATCGTGTCGCGCGTCGACATTGCCGAGCGGGTGTGGGAAGTCGATTTCGACACCACGACCAACATCATCGACGTGTACATCGGCTACCTGCGCAAAAAGATTGACAAGGGCTTCGAGCCCAAGCTCATTCACACCGTGGTGGGCATGGGCTACGTGATGCGGGAACAATAA
- a CDS encoding HAMP domain-containing sensor histidine kinase, with translation MLIRNKLMLRFTLLVLGIQLSFSTFIYLFHANARTQRFAHRLANSATLAGRLLVRTHKLENGMLGSLRRDDLLILSREQISIYGPDNTLRYSSDDHIDQATNRRRLRGLGPGQQRTYPAEGHRETIGLSFAHPPHGEYRIFVSAEDRVGWTQHRQLGWLLLLGNLGALAITVVAGWFFSGSALRPIARIIRQARRISAASLGRRLSEGNGRDELAQLSRVINTMLAGLEQAFEVQRSFLSHASHELRTPLTTLAGTLETALEYDRTLPEAQQSMAQALSAARHLSALTNGLLNLARADGALPAFAPVRLDECLNQALDFARSKYPGREWRLSIGEFPAETEGDLFTLPGNAELLTTAVLNLLDNAGKYSSGPVRTELAYSDPHTLRVRVQDAGPGLSAEELQKIYEPLYRATGALGRPGYGLGLPLTQRVVQRHGGRLDISSAPGQGTTATMWLPALPL, from the coding sequence ATGCTGATTCGGAACAAGCTGATGCTGCGCTTTACCCTGCTGGTGCTCGGCATTCAGCTCAGCTTTTCCACGTTCATCTACCTGTTTCACGCCAATGCCCGCACCCAGCGCTTTGCCCACCGCCTGGCCAACAGCGCCACGCTGGCCGGGCGCCTGCTGGTGCGCACCCACAAGCTCGAAAACGGCATGCTGGGCTCGCTGCGCCGCGACGACTTGCTCATCCTTTCCCGCGAGCAAATCAGCATCTACGGCCCCGACAACACCCTGCGCTACAGCAGCGATGACCACATCGACCAGGCCACCAACCGCCGGCGCCTGCGCGGGCTGGGCCCCGGCCAGCAGCGCACCTACCCGGCCGAAGGCCACCGCGAAACCATCGGCTTGTCGTTTGCGCACCCGCCGCACGGGGAGTACCGCATTTTCGTGTCGGCCGAAGACCGGGTGGGCTGGACGCAGCACCGGCAGCTGGGCTGGCTGCTGCTGCTCGGCAACCTGGGGGCGCTGGCCATTACGGTGGTGGCCGGCTGGTTTTTCTCCGGCTCGGCCCTGCGGCCCATTGCCCGCATCATCCGGCAGGCCCGGCGCATCTCGGCGGCCAGCCTGGGGCGGCGCCTGTCGGAGGGCAACGGCCGCGACGAGCTGGCCCAGCTCAGCCGCGTGATAAATACCATGCTGGCCGGCCTGGAGCAAGCTTTCGAGGTGCAGCGCAGCTTCCTTTCGCATGCCTCGCACGAGCTGCGCACCCCCCTCACCACCCTGGCCGGCACGCTCGAAACCGCTCTCGAATACGACCGCACCCTGCCCGAAGCCCAGCAAAGCATGGCCCAGGCCCTGAGCGCCGCCCGCCACCTCAGCGCCCTCACCAACGGCCTGCTCAACCTGGCCCGGGCCGACGGCGCCCTGCCGGCCTTCGCGCCCGTGCGCCTCGACGAATGCCTGAACCAGGCGCTGGATTTTGCCCGGTCCAAATACCCCGGCCGGGAATGGCGGCTGTCCATCGGCGAGTTCCCGGCCGAAACCGAGGGCGACCTGTTCACCCTGCCCGGCAACGCCGAGTTGCTGACCACCGCCGTGCTGAACCTGCTCGACAACGCCGGCAAGTACTCTTCAGGCCCGGTGCGCACCGAGCTGGCCTACAGCGACCCGCACACCCTGCGCGTACGCGTGCAGGACGCCGGCCCCGGCCTCTCGGCCGAAGAGCTGCAGAAAATTTACGAGCCCCTGTACCGCGCCACGGGCGCCCTGGGCCGCCCCGGCTACGGCTTGGGCCTGCCCCTGACGCAGCGCGTGGTGCAGCGCCACGGCGGCCGCCTCGACATCAGTTCGGCGCCGGGGCAGGGCACCACGGCCACCATGTGGCTGCCGGCCCTGCCGCTATAG
- a CDS encoding efflux RND transporter periplasmic adaptor subunit: MNPNPSNHAARRAPLAPNSRLRTCLLGGALLTALAAGVSSCSADGKTAEQSAAPEVLPVLALKTTEQELFHDYVADVQAVRNVEVRAQVAGFLEQIFVDEGRPVKKGQPLFRLNANAHQNRLSQARATLAGAQAQASAARLERERVRLLVQENIIAKTELALTNSKVKDAEARVAEARAGEAAARLSLGYTLVRAPFDGIIDRIPLKRGSVVEEGTLLTTVSDLHEVYAYFNVGEGEYLQYVKAREQHPDRHSDSVRLTLADGSAYPLAGRIETTESEFNPNTGSLAFRARFANPQRMLKHGASGRVRLTNTLPTALLLPQKSVFEIQDKNYVYVVDGQGVVHMRNFQPQARTGDFYVVKQGLKPGERVVYEGAASLRDGQRISPRPVTLDSLLAAR, from the coding sequence ATGAACCCGAACCCCTCAAATCATGCGGCGCGCCGCGCCCCACTGGCCCCCAATAGCCGACTGCGCACCTGCCTGCTGGGCGGCGCCCTGCTCACGGCGCTGGCCGCTGGCGTGAGCAGCTGCTCGGCCGACGGCAAAACGGCCGAGCAGTCCGCCGCCCCGGAAGTGCTGCCCGTGCTGGCCCTCAAAACCACCGAGCAAGAGCTGTTTCACGACTACGTGGCCGACGTGCAGGCCGTGCGCAACGTAGAAGTGCGGGCGCAGGTGGCCGGGTTTTTGGAGCAGATTTTTGTGGATGAGGGGCGGCCGGTGAAGAAAGGCCAGCCCTTGTTTCGCCTCAATGCCAACGCCCACCAGAACCGGCTGAGCCAGGCCCGGGCCACGCTGGCCGGGGCCCAGGCGCAGGCCAGCGCCGCCCGCCTCGAGCGCGAGCGGGTGCGCCTGCTGGTGCAGGAAAACATCATTGCCAAAACCGAGCTGGCGCTGACCAACAGCAAGGTGAAAGACGCCGAAGCCCGCGTGGCCGAGGCCCGGGCCGGGGAGGCCGCCGCCCGTCTCAGCCTGGGCTACACGCTGGTGCGCGCGCCGTTCGACGGCATCATCGACCGCATTCCGCTCAAGCGGGGCAGCGTGGTGGAGGAAGGCACGCTGCTTACCACGGTGTCGGATTTGCACGAAGTGTATGCCTATTTCAACGTGGGCGAGGGCGAGTATCTGCAATACGTGAAGGCCCGGGAACAGCACCCCGACCGCCACTCCGATTCGGTGCGGCTCACGCTGGCCGACGGCTCGGCCTACCCGCTGGCGGGCCGCATTGAAACCACCGAGAGCGAGTTCAACCCCAACACCGGCTCGCTGGCTTTCCGGGCGCGGTTTGCCAACCCCCAGCGCATGCTCAAGCACGGCGCTTCGGGCCGCGTGCGCCTCACCAACACGCTGCCGACGGCCCTGCTGCTGCCGCAGAAGTCGGTGTTTGAGATTCAGGACAAAAACTACGTGTACGTGGTGGATGGGCAGGGCGTGGTGCACATGCGAAACTTCCAGCCCCAGGCCCGCACCGGCGATTTCTACGTGGTGAAGCAGGGTCTGAAGCCCGGCGAGCGGGTGGTGTACGAGGGCGCGGCCAGCCTGCGGGACGGGCAGCGCATCAGCCCCCGCCCGGTGACGCTGGATTCGCTGCTGGCGGCGCGGTAG